GGCTAAGCATGAGCGATTTGATCACCTGTTGCGTTATTGTGCTTCCGCCCTGCACAACCTTTCCGTAGAGAATGTTCTTCCAGAGCGCCCTTGCGATACTGAGGGGATCTACCGCGCCATGCTTGAAGAAATCGGCGTCCTCGGCGGCAAGAAATGCATCCTTCACATATTTCGGGATCTTATTATAGGCAACAAAGATCCTGTTGTCCGGTACGAGGAGATAGATGAGCTGATCATTGTTGTCGTATACACTGCTGACCGGCTTGTTCTCCAGATGCTTCAGGACCGCAACCGACGGTATGTCGTTCATGATATACACGACAAAGCTTACAGAGAGGATCAGACAGGACAACACAACGAGCGCGATAAGGTAGAAAGGGAGTCTTTTTTTCAAAATTTTGCTGCGCTTTTTCCGCATCACATACTCCCGATACGGTGAGTCTTCGAGTTTTTTTTAATCATGTCATAACCCTGCTTTTAAACGATAATTGTTCAGCCCTGTCTTCGATGGGACAAAACAGGATTATTCTTATACACGTCAGGAGATCGCACAGGTTACAATGGCCTTGGCAGCCAATTCACCGTTTACGTTTTTTACGTCCACATCGGCCACTGCAAATCTTTTTCCCTTGTGTACGACCCTGCCTTCGGCATAGACAACCATATCCTTGACGGGCACAAAATAATTTATCTTCATCTCAAGGGTGGCGATCTTTTCATCTTCACGCAGGAGGGTCAATACGGCATTGACGCCTGCTGAATCCGCAAGGCTTGCAAGAGCCCCACCGTGAAAGTAGCCAAAGGGATGCGTCAGGTGGTCTTCAAAATAGAGCTGGAGCTTTGCATACCCTTCGCTAATCTCAATGACTTCAATACCGAGATATTCAAAGTAAGGTGTGTCTTTTGCCAGTTTGCGTAGCAGTTCCTCTTTCATATTCAGAGCCTGTTTACATTTCTATACCAAAATGTGCATTTTATCAAGAGAAACAAGGAATGAGGTGCGAGGAACGAAACAACCTTTGTCTCACGCCTGCTTCGTTTTAACGTTGAACCCCCGATAGAGTCATTCGAGGGCAGGCATAGAACGTTGAACAGATGTTTCGTCAGCCCCCGATCTTTAAACTGGCGGCCATGTCCTTCAGGATGCTGAAAATGATATTTGGATTTTCTCTGACAATGGCATGAAAGTTTTCTTTCGATATGACAACAACCTCCGTTCCGGGATCGAGAGCAATCGCGGTATCTGTCCTCGGCTCGTTGAGAAACATGGAGAGCCCGCCGAAATATTCCCCCTCTTTCACGATGCCCGTGGCGCCCTGATCCCTGTTGATGCCAACTGATCCCGCAATGACATAAAACATGCTGTCTGCCGGGTCCCCGTCACGAAAGATCTCTTCATCGCTGTCGTAGGTTTTCACAAACCTTTCACGAAGTCCTTTCTTCACCTTTCTGGAGATGGGCACATCAAGGAAGATATTTTTCAGAAGAAGGAGGTCCTTGTTTCTCATGTTCGCCAGCAGCTCGGCGCCAAAAAGCATAACCAGAAAAGAGAAGTAGGACCAGAGTATTATGATAAAGATCGCTTTCAGAGAACCGAAGGCAAAACCATAATTGGGATTCATAACGAGAAATCTCGAAAATATCTCTTTTATCAATGTCCAGAAGACTGCTGAAAAAAATGAAGCGATCACAAGATAACCTGCACTTAATCTGACAGGGGAAAAGATTGCATAAAAAAAGAGCATCGACATAAAGGTCACAATGGGAGGGGCCACATAATCGATGACAGCGAGGGCAAAGGTATCACCCTTCAGGGTGGTCTCTGCCATGACATCGAAAAATAGTTCGCTGGTGAGGATCGCGGCAAAAAGCAATACTATGACAGATGCGGCAAGGACATCAATGGTCATCGATCTCAGAAAAGGCACCTGTTTCTCTATCCTGAAGATCCCTGAAAATGCCCTTCGTATTGCGTTGACAAGGGGCGTGATAGCCCAGAAGAGCATGATAAAACCAAAGATCCCTATTGCGTTTCTATGTTTCGCAAGAAAATAGGCCTCATCGAAGAGTACCTTGCCGAACTGGGGGATGATCCTGCCGGCCATCTTTTCAACACCGACGACCAGTGTCTTCGATGAAGTAAACTCAACGCTGAAAATAGAGATGGCAATGAAGAAAAGGGGGATAAATGCAAAAAAACCATAATAGGCAAGTGATGCAGCCTCATCGAGGTTATTATTTTTCTGAAAGGATCTTATTGATTCCCTGACAATGAGCAAGGAGTAACTTATTGTTCTTATGAATTTATCGTACATAAAGAGGTTGATGATCTATATGATGAAACAATGCAGGAAATTTGTAAAGTAAAACGTGAAACGTTAAAAGTGAAACGGAAAATGTTTAAATCCTTCCACCTTTCACCTTCCACCTTTCACCTGGCAGCTTCTTCAGCGTTTCCCTTGAGCGCGTGATGCTTACGAGGGCAATGAGGCTGGTAATAAAGAGAAGCCATATGATCATCCTGTATGCGGACGGCGGGTACATACCCTGTGTCTTGCCTGCGCTGTCGAGAACATACCCCATGAGGGGTTGAAAGATGATCCCGCCGATAAAAGGGAAGATGTTCATCGTTCCCATAGACGTACCTGAGATCTCGGCAGGGAAAAGCTCCTTTGTTGCAATAATAGCTATGGTGCCCACTGAACTGATCGTTACACCCATCAGAAAAAAGAGCACGTATAATGCCGGGACCGGCAGCGTTTTATAAAAGAGCAGCATAATCAGCCAGCATATGGAGTTGAGTATCGACGTGCCCACAAGAACCTTTTTCCTGCTCGTCAATGTTTTATCTGAAAGATGCCCGATGACCGGGCTTAAGAATATCATCGCGAAGGCGACCATGGAGAGGATATTCCCCGTAGAGCTTTTCGACAACTGATAGACGTCCATGAGATAGGGTCCCGCCCAGAGCCCGAAGAAGCCGAAGAGCGCCCCGCCTCTTACAATGAACCATATGGCAATGGACCAGAAATGTCTATCCTGCAAGATGACCTTCAGGTCACCTGGAACGTTCCTCTTCACGGGTATGCCATTGCCGGCATGTTCAACAAGACCGGGCAGCCCTTTTTTCGCAGGCCTGTCTTCAACGACACGCCATGTCATAACGGTGAACACAATGGATACCGTACCTGTCACAATAAAGGACATCCTCCAGCCAAATGCCTGGGAGAGAAGCGCAAGCGGCGTTGTTGCTGCGAACCATCCCAGGCCTCCGATAGCCATAAAGGCGCCTGATATCCGCGCCAGCTCAATACCCCTGTACCACTCAGCGAATATCCTCATCGCCGAAACAAATACGGCCGAGACACCAAGTCCCACAAAGGCCCTTGCAGCAAAGGCAAACTCAAAACGCGGCGCAAGACCGAAAAAGACAGCCCCGAAGGATGCGACGGAACCAAACACGATAAGGGTCTTCTTTGGTCCCCACGAATCAGACAGGATACCTACCGGTATCTGGGTAAGGGCATAAGGATAAAAATACGCAGAGGCAAGCAATCCGAGGCTTGTACCTGATATCTCGAAGGCATCGATCAATTCCTGCGCCACGACGGCCGGTGCGACCCTCTGAAAATAGACGATGAGATACTGTGCGGCAAGTATCGAGAAGATATACCAGCGGTATCTGTGAA
This Syntrophorhabdaceae bacterium DNA region includes the following protein-coding sequences:
- a CDS encoding transglycosylase domain-containing protein, producing the protein MKKRLPFYLIALVVLSCLILSVSFVVYIMNDIPSVAVLKHLENKPVSSVYDNNDQLIYLLVPDNRIFVAYNKIPKYVKDAFLAAEDADFFKHGAVDPLSIARALWKNILYGKVVQGGSTITQQVIKSLMLSPEKNITRKVKEAILSYRLENSLTKKDILNLYLNNIYMGHGV
- a CDS encoding PaaI family thioesterase, with translation MKEELLRKLAKDTPYFEYLGIEVIEISEGYAKLQLYFEDHLTHPFGYFHGGALASLADSAGVNAVLTLLREDEKIATLEMKINYFVPVKDMVVYAEGRVVHKGKRFAVADVDVKNVNGELAAKAIVTCAIS
- a CDS encoding YhjD/YihY/BrkB family envelope integrity protein, which encodes MYDKFIRTISYSLLIVRESIRSFQKNNNLDEAASLAYYGFFAFIPLFFIAISIFSVEFTSSKTLVVGVEKMAGRIIPQFGKVLFDEAYFLAKHRNAIGIFGFIMLFWAITPLVNAIRRAFSGIFRIEKQVPFLRSMTIDVLAASVIVLLFAAILTSELFFDVMAETTLKGDTFALAVIDYVAPPIVTFMSMLFFYAIFSPVRLSAGYLVIASFFSAVFWTLIKEIFSRFLVMNPNYGFAFGSLKAIFIIILWSYFSFLVMLFGAELLANMRNKDLLLLKNIFLDVPISRKVKKGLRERFVKTYDSDEEIFRDGDPADSMFYVIAGSVGINRDQGATGIVKEGEYFGGLSMFLNEPRTDTAIALDPGTEVVVISKENFHAIVRENPNIIFSILKDMAASLKIGG
- a CDS encoding MFS transporter; translated protein: MKKGLERFHRYRWYIFSILAAQYLIVYFQRVAPAVVAQELIDAFEISGTSLGLLASAYFYPYALTQIPVGILSDSWGPKKTLIVFGSVASFGAVFFGLAPRFEFAFAARAFVGLGVSAVFVSAMRIFAEWYRGIELARISGAFMAIGGLGWFAATTPLALLSQAFGWRMSFIVTGTVSIVFTVMTWRVVEDRPAKKGLPGLVEHAGNGIPVKRNVPGDLKVILQDRHFWSIAIWFIVRGGALFGFFGLWAGPYLMDVYQLSKSSTGNILSMVAFAMIFLSPVIGHLSDKTLTSRKKVLVGTSILNSICWLIMLLFYKTLPVPALYVLFFLMGVTISSVGTIAIIATKELFPAEISGTSMGTMNIFPFIGGIIFQPLMGYVLDSAGKTQGMYPPSAYRMIIWLLFITSLIALVSITRSRETLKKLPGERWKVKGGRI